The following are encoded together in the Kribbella sp. CA-293567 genome:
- a CDS encoding metallophosphoesterase: MYVIAHLSDPHLDGTAAARDRLRAVADYLRAFSRPVDVVLVTGDLADHGLPAEYAEVAAELELGVPVLMLPGNHDVSAPLREGLGVDSPGEGHPVHQVRFVGAARFVLLDTSVPGEDHGLLSAESLEWLAKVLDEPVDGPLFVAFHHPPNELQHPVLDQWILKDAEPLAAVLRDKPITAILTGHVHNGVATTFAGHPLLVAPGIRSTAPLPFEPAAAKALTDTDTPPGLALHVAAEGQPLVTVYRVLPS; this comes from the coding sequence ATGTATGTGATCGCGCACCTCAGTGACCCCCACCTCGACGGAACCGCCGCGGCGCGGGACCGGCTGCGCGCTGTCGCCGACTACCTGCGAGCGTTCTCCCGGCCTGTCGACGTGGTGCTGGTGACGGGCGATCTGGCCGATCACGGCCTCCCCGCGGAATACGCCGAGGTCGCGGCCGAGCTCGAGCTCGGCGTACCCGTGCTGATGCTGCCCGGCAACCACGACGTCAGCGCGCCCCTGCGGGAAGGCCTCGGCGTCGACTCGCCGGGCGAGGGTCATCCGGTGCACCAGGTGCGCTTCGTCGGGGCGGCCCGGTTCGTGCTGCTGGACACGTCCGTGCCGGGTGAGGATCACGGGCTGCTCAGCGCGGAGTCGCTCGAGTGGCTCGCCAAGGTGCTCGACGAGCCGGTGGACGGTCCGCTGTTCGTAGCGTTCCATCACCCGCCGAACGAGTTGCAGCATCCCGTGCTCGACCAGTGGATCCTCAAGGACGCCGAGCCACTGGCCGCCGTACTGCGGGACAAGCCGATCACCGCGATCCTCACCGGTCACGTCCACAACGGTGTCGCCACCACGTTCGCCGGCCACCCGCTCCTCGTTGCCCCCGGCATCAGGTCGACAGCGCCGCTGCCGTTCGAGCCTGCCGCGGCCAAGGCCCTGACCGACACCGACACCCCGCCTGGGCTGGCCCTCCACGTCGCCGCGGAAGGCCAGCCGCTGGTCACGGTCTACCGAGTCCTGCCCTCCTAG
- a CDS encoding SDR family NAD(P)-dependent oxidoreductase has protein sequence MNSTLEGRVVLVTGASSGIGRATALALSGAGARVAAGARRVDRLKLLAEAAPGEVLPLDLDVADQQSVQAAVAATVARFGRLDTLVNNAGLMLNGAILGADTTQWTRMVETNLLGSMYAVHAALPHLIEAKGAVVQISSTSGRTSSAMSGAYSATKFGVNAFAEALRQEVTTLGVRVVLIEPGFVSTELAGHTTDPALQAMAKAMAESMRTLQPEDVAGAVLYALTQPDHVAVNELLIRPTDQER, from the coding sequence CCACGGCGCTCGCGCTCTCCGGGGCCGGGGCCAGGGTCGCGGCCGGAGCGCGCCGGGTGGACCGGCTGAAGCTTCTCGCCGAGGCCGCGCCTGGTGAGGTCCTCCCCCTCGACCTGGATGTCGCCGACCAGCAGTCGGTCCAGGCCGCGGTGGCGGCGACCGTCGCCCGGTTCGGCCGTCTCGACACGCTGGTGAACAACGCCGGCCTGATGCTGAACGGCGCGATCCTCGGCGCGGACACCACCCAGTGGACCCGGATGGTCGAGACCAACCTGCTCGGCTCGATGTACGCCGTCCACGCGGCCCTCCCGCACCTGATCGAGGCCAAGGGCGCCGTGGTCCAGATCTCGTCGACCTCGGGCCGGACGTCGTCGGCGATGAGCGGCGCGTACTCCGCGACGAAGTTCGGCGTCAACGCCTTCGCCGAGGCGTTGCGGCAGGAGGTCACCACCCTGGGCGTGCGGGTGGTACTGATCGAGCCGGGCTTCGTCTCCACCGAACTGGCCGGCCACACCACCGACCCCGCCCTCCAGGCCATGGCCAAGGCGATGGCCGAGTCGATGCGGACCCTGCAGCCCGAGGACGTCGCCGGCGCGGTCCTCTACGCGCTGACCCAGCCTGACCACGTCGCGGTCAACGAGCTGCTCATCCGCCCGACGGATCAGGAGCGCTGA